The following are encoded together in the Methylomonas methanica MC09 genome:
- a CDS encoding NnrS family protein — protein MRNKPVFDYPLFAMGFRAFFALAGLSALALIAVWNSLSNGTLHIDNYFPSAYWHAHEMLLGYSTAVIAGFLLTAVRNWTDTETTSPDQLAALCFLWIYGRVLPFYSELVPDLLIAAVDFAFLPALAFFVSKPMLKTGNFKNLIFTALLLLMAAGNALMHAQILGYSETSAMLGMNLVVTLIVMMILVIAGRVFPFFTERGLSGVICIRNPGLDVATILVSLGVFILLMLGVSGLLLLLIAIAAVALNAIRVSAWYNSRIWFVPLLWVLYVGYGWVILGFGLVALSAYGWVLPALALHAFTVGGIGILTLGMMARVSLGHTGRALKASNAMALAFMLINLAALTRVLFPALLPAWYGGFVLASSYCWLAAFSLFAYQFLPILSSPRADGQTG, from the coding sequence ATGAGGAATAAACCGGTTTTTGATTACCCGCTGTTTGCCATGGGGTTTAGAGCGTTTTTTGCCTTGGCCGGATTGTCGGCACTGGCGTTGATCGCGGTTTGGAATTCCTTATCCAATGGCACCTTGCATATCGACAACTATTTTCCGTCCGCCTATTGGCATGCTCATGAGATGTTGTTGGGCTATTCGACGGCAGTAATAGCTGGATTTTTGTTAACGGCGGTCCGGAATTGGACCGACACGGAAACGACCAGTCCCGATCAACTGGCTGCGCTGTGTTTTTTATGGATATACGGCCGGGTGTTGCCTTTTTATTCCGAGCTGGTTCCGGATCTGTTGATTGCCGCCGTCGATTTTGCGTTTTTGCCGGCATTGGCCTTTTTTGTCAGTAAGCCCATGTTGAAGACGGGTAATTTTAAAAATCTGATCTTTACCGCTTTGTTGCTATTAATGGCGGCCGGTAACGCTTTGATGCATGCTCAAATATTAGGCTATAGCGAAACCAGCGCCATGCTGGGTATGAATTTGGTGGTAACTCTGATCGTGATGATGATTTTGGTGATTGCCGGGCGAGTGTTTCCATTCTTTACCGAGCGCGGTTTGTCCGGAGTGATCTGTATCCGCAATCCAGGCCTGGACGTCGCGACCATCTTAGTGAGTCTGGGTGTTTTTATATTGCTGATGTTGGGCGTTTCCGGTTTGCTTTTGTTGTTAATTGCGATAGCTGCGGTGGCATTGAATGCGATACGGGTTTCCGCTTGGTATAACAGTCGGATTTGGTTTGTGCCCTTGCTGTGGGTGTTATACGTGGGTTACGGCTGGGTTATTCTCGGTTTCGGTTTGGTGGCTTTATCGGCGTACGGATGGGTGTTGCCGGCCTTGGCATTGCATGCCTTTACCGTCGGCGGTATCGGTATCTTGACCTTGGGCATGATGGCGCGGGTATCTTTAGGGCATACCGGCAGGGCGCTAAAAGCGTCAAATGCAATGGCGCTTGCCTTCATGCTGATTAATCTGGCTGCTTTGACGCGAGTGTTGTTTCCGGCGCTTTTGCCTGCGTGGTACGGTGGTTTTGTATTGGCCTCAAGTTATTGTTGGCTGGCGGCTTTTTCGTTGTTCGCCTATCAATTTCTGCCCATTTTGAGTTCGCCACGCGCCGATGGTCAGACTGGCTAG
- a CDS encoding ferritin-like domain-containing protein, with protein sequence MNTIFDFAECCLFDDDIARKLETTHQAQQLAQTGQLSFEPAAPVKPIVDTLFPDKPRLLMPRDMPRRRLDTMEGKAAFFHALAHIEFMAIYLAWDIIYRFRGLPEAFYRDWLKIAAEEALHFELLRQHMSSFSVEYGDLPAHKGLWSHAEDTADDIMARLAVVPRCMEARGLDVTPAMIDKLKILGDDVGVAILTRIYQDEVGHVERGSYWFNYFAAQFGLDPEQTYKEKILACYQGKPKGPFNREVRIIAGFTHNEIDWLEERLHEE encoded by the coding sequence TTGAATACGATTTTCGATTTCGCCGAATGCTGCTTATTCGACGACGACATTGCGCGCAAGTTGGAAACAACCCATCAAGCTCAGCAATTGGCGCAGACGGGTCAGTTGTCGTTCGAACCCGCCGCTCCGGTCAAGCCGATTGTCGACACGCTGTTTCCCGATAAGCCGCGCTTATTAATGCCGCGCGACATGCCGCGCCGGAGGTTGGACACCATGGAAGGCAAGGCGGCTTTTTTTCATGCGCTGGCGCATATCGAGTTTATGGCGATATATCTGGCCTGGGATATTATTTACCGGTTTCGCGGCTTGCCGGAAGCGTTTTACCGGGATTGGCTCAAAATTGCCGCTGAAGAGGCGTTGCATTTCGAGTTGCTGAGACAGCACATGTCGAGCTTCTCGGTCGAGTACGGCGATTTGCCGGCTCACAAGGGCTTGTGGTCGCATGCCGAGGATACGGCTGATGATATTATGGCCCGATTGGCAGTAGTGCCGCGTTGCATGGAAGCGCGGGGATTGGATGTGACGCCGGCCATGATCGATAAACTGAAAATACTGGGCGACGACGTCGGTGTGGCGATTTTGACGCGAATTTATCAGGACGAGGTAGGGCACGTCGAACGCGGCTCTTATTGGTTTAACTATTTTGCTGCACAGTTTGGCTTGGATCCCGAGCAAACCTATAAGGAAAAGATTCTGGCCTGTTACCAAGGTAAACCCAAAGGGCCGTTTAACCGAGAAGTGCGTATAATCGCCGGCTTCACGCATAACGAAATCGACTGGCTGGAGGAAAGGTTGCATGAGGAATAA
- a CDS encoding M48 family metallopeptidase: MMSTLHRDLFKIILSALMALFFIPLIAWFFVDYALPPGREIMPAEPFTPLWQFKTTATVSGAALLAGVVMLMTICALGAAAFINRRAQYLSFVTGWRLLTLFCAVEVVVQGALLVWLAFWLTAFFFQVYYIKLIGIAAILAAMGVFYAVTCIFKRVPQTTTVEGELIDESNSPALWAHIRKLAAEAGTAPPDQIVGGIDTNFFVTESPLSINEQTFNGRSLFVSLPLLRLLDRTEADAVLMHELAHFRGGDTASSAALGPKLVQYDFYNAMMQSAGVTFLVFYVLRLYRVIFEFALKRDSRAREFMADKIAAALVSGRGIIHALIKIGAYARYRAEIEQSLFAEREQHDARIGIADRVAAGLVPYAKSGHFLDAMQAIGVPHPFDSHPALAERMRNVDYEVRKPDYSRIVTEQVDATWIPDINNADAIESALWAAYENRFATAHEQQLAYLYRPHTEAERKIVVKYFPRLEFALRSGQRIVVSYEGLLLPKENHFLSWDNISNIKYEDAFGSDILRITHPEKGRFGAKTTKVKLPGIRKKRKQLKAALGQYWQRHQIMLSNSMPP; this comes from the coding sequence ATGATGTCTACCCTACACAGAGATTTGTTCAAGATCATCCTATCGGCTTTGATGGCGCTGTTTTTTATACCGCTAATTGCGTGGTTCTTTGTAGATTACGCCTTACCCCCGGGCCGGGAAATCATGCCAGCAGAGCCTTTCACGCCTTTGTGGCAGTTTAAGACTACCGCCACGGTCTCCGGAGCAGCATTGCTGGCCGGTGTTGTTATGCTAATGACAATCTGTGCGCTGGGTGCCGCCGCCTTTATTAATCGCCGCGCACAGTACCTTAGCTTCGTCACCGGCTGGCGGCTGTTGACATTATTTTGCGCAGTCGAAGTCGTGGTGCAAGGTGCATTACTGGTTTGGCTGGCCTTCTGGCTTACCGCGTTCTTCTTTCAGGTCTATTACATAAAACTAATCGGTATAGCCGCCATCCTCGCCGCCATGGGCGTGTTTTACGCCGTTACGTGTATTTTTAAACGCGTACCGCAAACCACAACCGTAGAAGGCGAATTGATCGACGAAAGCAACTCTCCCGCACTCTGGGCCCATATTCGCAAATTGGCCGCGGAAGCAGGCACCGCACCGCCGGATCAGATCGTTGGCGGCATCGATACGAATTTCTTTGTTACCGAATCCCCTTTGAGCATTAACGAACAGACGTTTAACGGCCGATCCTTGTTTGTGAGCCTGCCGCTGCTACGTCTGCTGGACCGTACCGAGGCTGATGCGGTACTCATGCATGAGCTGGCGCACTTTCGTGGTGGAGATACCGCCAGTAGCGCCGCACTCGGACCGAAACTGGTTCAGTACGATTTCTATAATGCCATGATGCAGTCGGCCGGCGTCACTTTCCTGGTGTTCTATGTACTTCGCCTGTATCGGGTAATTTTCGAATTTGCACTCAAGCGCGACAGCCGTGCGCGCGAGTTTATGGCCGACAAAATTGCCGCAGCCTTGGTTTCGGGGCGGGGCATAATCCACGCCTTAATCAAAATCGGCGCCTATGCTCGTTATCGCGCCGAAATCGAGCAGAGCTTATTTGCGGAACGAGAACAACACGACGCCCGTATCGGGATTGCCGACCGTGTGGCCGCCGGTCTGGTGCCATATGCCAAATCGGGACATTTCCTGGACGCGATGCAAGCGATCGGCGTACCGCACCCTTTCGATTCGCACCCCGCCCTCGCTGAACGCATGCGTAACGTAGATTATGAAGTACGTAAACCCGACTACAGTCGAATAGTTACCGAACAGGTCGACGCCACCTGGATACCCGATATAAACAATGCCGACGCAATCGAATCTGCCTTATGGGCAGCCTACGAGAACCGCTTCGCAACCGCCCACGAGCAGCAACTCGCCTATCTTTACCGTCCCCATACCGAGGCAGAGCGCAAAATCGTAGTCAAATACTTTCCACGGCTGGAGTTTGCCTTGCGTAGCGGCCAACGCATTGTAGTCAGCTATGAAGGTCTACTGTTACCAAAGGAAAACCACTTTCTCTCCTGGGACAACATTAGCAATATAAAATACGAGGATGCCTTCGGTAGCGACATTCTCCGGATCACTCACCCTGAAAAAGGCCGGTTCGGCGCAAAAACCACCAAGGTGAAACTACCGGGAATCAGAAAAAAACGCAAACAACTAAAAGCCGCCCTCGGGCAATACTGGCAGCGGCACCAGATTATGCTAAGCAACTCGATGCCCCCCTAA
- a CDS encoding SPOR domain-containing protein, with product MNTTLSDRQRFLFAGLGGIMPTLLNLIVIDLETLLLSVTALSILSYLIRVLALFAIGGVVGWLNRSERDPIKLFQLGIAAPALITAAMNGGRVSLPEAPSAPNQQVSWHILSEAYAQTSTATLKHFTMPEETSVQQIYRGFFGALPKNVWFVVAGSHTTQEAAEKQVRQIRNNYRNFTAEVYAPYDGNPYYAVVIGAQLTIQDARQLQQQAISAGFPKDTYLWTFPQR from the coding sequence ATGAACACCACCTTGAGCGACCGGCAGCGCTTTCTATTTGCAGGCTTGGGCGGCATTATGCCGACCTTACTGAATTTAATCGTGATCGATCTGGAAACTTTGCTGCTCAGTGTCACCGCTTTGTCGATATTGTCCTATCTGATCCGGGTTTTGGCTTTATTCGCCATTGGTGGCGTGGTGGGTTGGCTAAACCGTAGCGAACGCGACCCGATCAAGCTTTTCCAGCTCGGTATTGCCGCGCCGGCCTTGATCACGGCAGCCATGAACGGTGGCCGGGTTTCGCTACCGGAGGCACCGTCGGCCCCGAACCAGCAGGTTTCCTGGCACATATTATCCGAAGCTTACGCGCAAACGAGTACGGCTACCCTAAAGCATTTCACCATGCCTGAAGAAACCTCCGTGCAACAGATTTACCGCGGTTTTTTCGGTGCCTTGCCAAAGAATGTCTGGTTTGTCGTCGCGGGTTCGCATACAACCCAGGAAGCGGCTGAAAAACAGGTCCGGCAAATTCGCAATAACTATCGCAACTTTACCGCCGAAGTATACGCACCTTACGACGGCAATCCTTATTATGCCGTCGTCATAGGTGCTCAATTGACGATTCAGGATGCCAGGCAGCTGCAGCAACAAGCCATCTCCGCCGGCTTCCCAAAGGATACCTACTTATGGACTTTCCCGCAGCGCTAG
- the dnaE gene encoding DNA polymerase III subunit alpha encodes MNPGFIHLRIHSEFSLVDGIVRIKPLIKKLAEYAMPAAAITEQSNLFSLVKFYKAAQGAGIKPLIGADVWVLNPDEPAAPHRLTLLARNKLGYVTLTELISQGYQQGQHQGVPMLQKDWLEQNRQGLIVLSGAMEGDIGQALLAENTQQANRCAEYWRDLFPDSFYLELQRVGKAEEERYIKLAVELATEFDLPVVATNDVRFISKTDFDAHEVRVCIHQGRVLDDSRRPKNYTNQQYLRTAEEMAELFADIPEALENSVAIAQRCNVELTLGENYLPDFPVPAGMTLDDYFKHASRQGLEERLLQHAPVGAGSFEENRKVYDERLEVELGVIVQMGFPGYFMIVADFIQWAKNNAIPVGPGRGSGAGSLVAYALKITDLDPIEFDLLFERFLNPERVSMPDFDIDFCMERRDEVIDYVAGHYGRDHVSQIITYGSMAAKAVIRDVGRVMGHAYGFVDRLAKLIPFEIGMTLEKALKESPELKALYDTEEEVKALIDMARSLEGISRNAGKHAGGVVISPTKLTDFAPLYCEAGGGNLVTQFDKDDVEAVGLVKFDFLGLRTLTIIDWALQTINRQRAQRGESPIDISQIPRDDLPSYELLKNAQTTAVFQLESRGMKELIKKLKPDCFDDIIALVALFRPGPLESGMVDDYINVKHGAKAEYAHPLLEPILKPTNGVILYQEQVMQIARELAMYTLGGADMLRRAMGKKKPEEMAKEREKFMSGSVANQIDEGIATYVFDLMEKFAGYGFNKSHSAAYALVAYQTAWLKAHYPAAFMAAVMSSDMDNTDKVVVLIDECREMKLEICPPDINVSNYQFTVNDKGQIVYGIGAIKGVGENAIDDLIKERNANGPYAGLYDLCKRVDLRKVNRRVLEALIRAGALDAIEPNRAAHLAELTTALRVAEQHGKMALAGQNDLFGLGAAETDDGEAEAYANLVEPWTEKEKLEAEKQTLGLFLTGHPIAEYLPELKHITHGTLGSLEADAGRIKGKMEARVAGLIVEMRTRQTKQGKMMGFATLDDRTGRLEVAAFSGIYDKYRDLLSKDTLLVAEGSLSMDDYTNSLRMTAEKLYSMEEAREMFARGIVLDWDVSQWPRSRAFVEELKQILMPFRGGECPVAIEYVAATAKSTVQLGDEWRVRPSDELLIRLRRLLSLEAVSVKYRN; translated from the coding sequence ATGAACCCCGGTTTCATCCATCTCAGGATACATAGCGAATTTTCGTTGGTCGACGGTATTGTCAGAATTAAACCGTTGATCAAAAAACTGGCCGAATATGCGATGCCGGCAGCGGCTATTACCGAACAAAGTAATCTGTTTTCGCTAGTCAAATTTTATAAAGCCGCCCAAGGTGCCGGCATCAAACCTTTGATAGGCGCGGATGTCTGGGTGCTTAACCCGGATGAGCCGGCCGCACCGCACCGCCTGACTTTATTGGCCCGCAACAAACTCGGTTACGTCACGCTGACCGAATTGATCTCCCAAGGTTATCAGCAAGGTCAGCATCAAGGCGTTCCCATGCTGCAAAAAGACTGGCTGGAGCAAAACCGCCAAGGTTTGATTGTGCTGTCGGGGGCTATGGAAGGCGACATCGGTCAGGCATTGTTGGCCGAAAACACTCAGCAGGCAAACCGGTGTGCCGAATATTGGCGGGATTTATTTCCCGACAGCTTTTATCTGGAACTGCAACGAGTTGGTAAAGCGGAGGAAGAGCGTTACATCAAACTGGCGGTTGAGCTGGCGACGGAATTTGACTTGCCGGTGGTGGCCACTAACGATGTGCGTTTTATCAGCAAAACCGATTTCGATGCCCATGAAGTCAGGGTTTGCATTCACCAAGGTCGGGTATTGGACGATAGCCGGCGGCCAAAAAATTACACCAACCAGCAATATTTGCGTACGGCCGAAGAAATGGCCGAACTGTTTGCCGATATTCCTGAGGCATTGGAAAATTCCGTCGCCATCGCCCAGCGTTGTAATGTCGAACTGACCTTGGGTGAAAACTACCTGCCGGACTTCCCGGTGCCCGCTGGGATGACGCTGGACGATTATTTTAAACACGCCTCGCGACAAGGTCTGGAAGAACGCTTGTTGCAACATGCGCCGGTTGGCGCCGGTAGTTTCGAGGAAAACCGCAAGGTTTACGATGAGCGTCTGGAAGTCGAGCTGGGCGTGATTGTGCAGATGGGTTTTCCCGGCTATTTCATGATCGTGGCGGATTTTATTCAATGGGCTAAAAACAATGCCATTCCGGTGGGGCCTGGGCGGGGCTCCGGGGCAGGCTCCCTGGTGGCATACGCATTGAAAATTACCGACTTGGACCCGATCGAATTCGATTTGTTGTTCGAGCGGTTTCTAAATCCGGAGCGGGTTTCGATGCCGGATTTCGATATCGACTTTTGCATGGAGCGCCGCGACGAGGTGATCGATTATGTGGCGGGCCATTACGGCCGCGATCACGTCTCGCAGATCATCACCTACGGTTCCATGGCCGCCAAGGCGGTCATTCGCGATGTGGGCCGGGTGATGGGTCACGCCTACGGTTTCGTCGATCGGTTGGCTAAGCTGATTCCGTTTGAGATTGGCATGACGCTGGAAAAGGCCCTGAAGGAAAGTCCCGAGCTCAAGGCCTTGTACGATACGGAGGAAGAGGTTAAAGCCCTGATCGACATGGCGCGTTCCCTGGAAGGCATTTCCCGTAACGCCGGCAAACACGCCGGCGGCGTGGTGATTTCGCCGACCAAGTTGACCGATTTCGCGCCACTTTACTGCGAGGCGGGCGGCGGTAATCTGGTCACTCAATTCGACAAGGACGACGTGGAAGCGGTCGGCTTGGTCAAGTTCGACTTTTTAGGCTTGCGGACGCTGACCATTATCGACTGGGCTCTGCAAACCATCAACCGCCAGCGCGCGCAACGGGGCGAATCGCCGATAGACATCAGCCAGATTCCGCGCGACGACCTGCCCAGTTACGAATTGCTGAAGAACGCCCAAACCACTGCCGTTTTCCAGCTTGAATCGCGCGGCATGAAGGAGTTGATCAAAAAGCTTAAGCCGGACTGTTTCGACGATATCATCGCGTTGGTGGCTTTGTTTCGGCCCGGGCCGTTGGAATCGGGCATGGTGGACGATTACATCAACGTCAAGCACGGCGCCAAGGCCGAATATGCCCATCCGCTGCTGGAACCTATACTGAAACCGACCAACGGCGTTATCCTGTATCAGGAACAGGTGATGCAGATTGCCCGTGAATTGGCGATGTATACCCTGGGTGGCGCCGATATGCTGCGACGGGCCATGGGTAAGAAAAAGCCGGAGGAAATGGCCAAGGAACGGGAAAAATTCATGTCGGGTTCGGTGGCTAACCAGATTGACGAAGGTATCGCCACCTACGTATTCGACTTGATGGAAAAGTTTGCCGGTTACGGGTTCAACAAATCGCATTCGGCGGCTTATGCGCTGGTGGCCTACCAAACCGCGTGGCTGAAAGCACATTACCCGGCGGCTTTTATGGCGGCGGTGATGTCGTCGGATATGGATAACACCGACAAGGTGGTGGTGTTGATCGACGAATGCCGGGAAATGAAGTTGGAGATATGTCCGCCGGACATCAACGTCTCCAATTATCAATTTACCGTCAACGACAAAGGTCAAATCGTTTACGGCATCGGCGCCATCAAGGGGGTCGGCGAGAACGCGATTGACGATTTAATCAAAGAGCGCAACGCCAATGGACCGTATGCCGGCCTGTACGATTTGTGCAAACGGGTGGATTTGCGCAAGGTAAACCGGCGGGTATTGGAAGCGTTGATCAGGGCCGGAGCCTTGGATGCTATCGAGCCCAACCGAGCCGCGCATTTAGCTGAATTGACTACCGCGCTGCGGGTGGCCGAGCAGCACGGCAAGATGGCGCTGGCGGGTCAGAACGACTTGTTTGGTTTGGGCGCGGCCGAAACCGATGACGGTGAAGCGGAAGCCTATGCCAACCTGGTTGAGCCTTGGACGGAAAAAGAAAAGCTGGAAGCGGAAAAACAGACCCTGGGCCTGTTTCTGACCGGTCATCCCATCGCGGAATATCTGCCGGAATTGAAACACATTACCCATGGCACCTTGGGTAGTCTGGAAGCAGATGCCGGACGCATCAAAGGCAAAATGGAAGCACGAGTGGCCGGTCTGATCGTGGAAATGCGTACCCGGCAGACTAAACAAGGCAAAATGATGGGGTTTGCCACGCTGGACGACCGCACCGGCCGTTTGGAAGTAGCCGCTTTCAGCGGTATTTACGATAAATACCGGGATTTACTGTCCAAGGACACCTTGTTAGTGGCGGAAGGCTCGTTAAGCATGGATGACTATACCAACAGCCTGCGCATGACGGCGGAAAAGCTTTACAGTATGGAAGAGGCGAGGGAAATGTTTGCCCGCGGTATCGTGTTGGATTGGGATGTCTCGCAATGGCCTCGGTCGCGAGCGTTTGTAGAGGAACTGAAGCAAATATTAATGCCGTTCCGTGGCGGCGAATGTCCTGTCGCCATTGAATATGTCGCGGCAACCGCCAAGTCGACCGTACAACTGGGCGACGAATGGCGGGTGCGGCCGAGTGACGAATTGTTGATCCGCCTCCGCAGGTTATTATCGCTGGAGGCCGTGTCGGTCAAGTATAGAAATTGA
- the rnhB gene encoding ribonuclease HII: protein MLPAASLDKSILIAGLDEVGRGCIVGPVITAAVILNPEKPIAGLTDSKKLTEKKRRDLAVQIKASAICWAVGRAEASEIDNINILQATLVAMQRAFSMLEPIPVFAKVDGNRLPKLPCPAQAIVQGDLLVAEISAASILAKVARDEEMQALDRLYPGYYFSAHKGYPTQQHLAALRQHGVTPQHRASFAPIKKILRGRA from the coding sequence ATGTTACCCGCGGCATCCTTAGATAAATCCATTCTGATTGCCGGTCTTGATGAAGTAGGTCGCGGCTGCATAGTCGGGCCGGTCATTACCGCCGCTGTGATCCTGAATCCAGAGAAACCCATTGCGGGATTGACGGATTCCAAAAAACTCACCGAAAAGAAACGCCGGGATTTGGCTGTGCAAATCAAAGCTTCGGCCATTTGCTGGGCCGTAGGGCGGGCGGAAGCCAGCGAAATCGATAACATCAATATTCTTCAGGCCACACTGGTAGCCATGCAACGCGCTTTCTCCATGCTGGAACCCATTCCCGTGTTTGCCAAAGTGGACGGTAACCGCTTGCCTAAGCTGCCTTGTCCCGCACAAGCAATCGTGCAGGGCGATTTGTTGGTAGCCGAAATTTCGGCCGCGTCGATATTGGCAAAGGTGGCTAGAGATGAAGAAATGCAGGCGTTGGATCGGTTGTATCCTGGCTACTATTTTTCCGCGCATAAAGGTTATCCGACCCAACAGCATTTAGCGGCTCTGCGACAGCACGGCGTTACACCTCAGCACCGAGCCAGCTTTGCGCCTATTAAAAAAATCCTGCGGGGACGGGCATGA